One Actinomyces respiraculi DNA window includes the following coding sequences:
- a CDS encoding dynamin family protein, with amino-acid sequence MDRGAGSAHGPAAGTTVTEAALRQLQEDLSGLHLPYTLAGADRAVGTSRLLRDQLGDYVLPRLWAMDAPLLAVVGGSTGAGKSTLVSSLVRRQVSVSSAIRPTTRRPLLLHATGDGPWFEDGRVLGSLARVRVAEAAPPTPAGAHTPREVEVRACSSLPPGLALLDAPDVDSVVDDNRALAATLLAAADLWIFVTTASRYADAVPWDHLRGAAARGVVTAVVLDRVPTDATETVTGDLRRRLDAAGLAGAPVFVVPETPLEADGFLPDAYVAPLRHWLGTLAADASARGEVARQTLTGALGSVLSQMDGLLEAVRAQDAEHDRLAAAAVTAHAEALERITMASADGSLLRGEVLARWQEFVGTGELWRGLESQVGRLRDRVTSTILGRPAPADRVEEAIESSVANLLVGETQRAALETERAWRRAGSAAWPLSSALSALATTAERARQGEDLVRHWQGDILDMVRAEGAGKRLGARLLSLGVNGVGVALMVVVFAHTGGLTGVEVGVAGGTALVAQRLLEAVFGDQAVRDLTRRSRLVLGQRVAALLDEQESVFTSALPIPSPRPEVLDEHARQASDAVGALTREMTR; translated from the coding sequence ATGGACAGAGGGGCGGGCAGCGCACACGGACCGGCCGCCGGCACCACCGTCACCGAGGCGGCTCTGCGCCAGCTCCAGGAGGACCTGTCCGGCCTCCACCTGCCCTACACGCTCGCGGGCGCGGACCGCGCTGTGGGCACCTCCCGCCTCCTGCGCGACCAGCTCGGCGACTACGTGCTGCCGCGCCTGTGGGCGATGGACGCGCCCCTGCTCGCCGTCGTCGGCGGCTCCACGGGCGCGGGCAAATCCACCCTCGTGTCCTCGCTCGTGCGCCGCCAGGTGAGCGTCTCCTCCGCCATCCGTCCGACGACGCGCCGGCCCCTGCTGTTACACGCCACCGGCGACGGGCCCTGGTTCGAGGACGGGCGTGTGCTCGGCTCACTCGCTCGCGTGCGTGTGGCTGAGGCGGCCCCACCCACCCCTGCGGGTGCCCACACGCCCCGAGAGGTTGAGGTGCGCGCCTGCTCCAGTCTGCCGCCGGGCCTGGCCCTGCTGGACGCGCCCGACGTCGACTCGGTCGTCGACGACAACCGCGCCCTGGCCGCCACCCTGCTGGCGGCCGCCGACCTGTGGATCTTCGTCACCACCGCCTCCCGCTACGCCGACGCCGTGCCCTGGGACCACCTGCGCGGGGCGGCCGCACGCGGGGTCGTGACCGCCGTCGTCCTGGACCGCGTGCCCACGGACGCCACCGAGACGGTCACGGGTGACCTGCGCCGTCGGCTCGACGCCGCGGGCCTGGCAGGCGCACCCGTCTTCGTCGTCCCCGAGACCCCGCTTGAGGCCGATGGTTTCCTGCCGGACGCGTACGTGGCGCCGCTGCGCCACTGGCTGGGCACGCTGGCGGCTGACGCGAGCGCCCGAGGCGAGGTGGCCCGCCAGACCCTCACCGGTGCCCTCGGCTCAGTCCTGAGCCAGATGGACGGCCTCCTAGAGGCCGTGCGCGCCCAGGACGCCGAGCACGACCGCCTGGCCGCAGCCGCCGTCACCGCCCACGCCGAAGCGCTGGAGCGGATCACCATGGCGAGTGCGGACGGCTCCCTGCTGCGCGGCGAGGTGCTGGCCCGCTGGCAGGAGTTCGTCGGGACGGGCGAGCTCTGGCGCGGGCTCGAGTCGCAGGTCGGTCGCCTGCGCGACCGCGTGACCTCCACCATCCTGGGGCGCCCGGCCCCAGCCGACCGCGTCGAGGAGGCCATTGAGTCCTCCGTGGCGAACCTGCTCGTCGGCGAGACCCAGCGGGCCGCCCTGGAGACCGAGCGGGCCTGGCGACGGGCGGGCAGCGCCGCCTGGCCGCTGTCATCCGCCCTGTCCGCGCTGGCGACAACGGCTGAGCGCGCCCGGCAGGGCGAGGACCTGGTGCGCCACTGGCAGGGCGACATCCTCGACATGGTCCGGGCCGAGGGAGCGGGCAAGCGCCTGGGTGCACGCCTGCTGTCCCTGGGCGTCAACGGCGTCGGCGTCGCCCTCATGGTCGTCGTCTTCGCCCACACCGGTGGCCTGACCGGCGTGGAGGTGGGTGTCGCGGGCGGCACCGCGCTGGTCGCGCAGCGCCTGCTCGAGGCGGTCTTCGGGGACCAGGCGGTGCGCGACCTCACCCGACGCTCCCGCCTGGTCCTCGGCCAACGCGTGGCGGCGCTTTTGGACGAGCAGGAGTCCGTCTTCACCTCCGCCCTGCCCATACCGTCTCCCAGGCCCGAGGTCCTTGACGAGCACGCCCGTCAGGCCTCTGACGCCGTTGGGGCGCTCACGCGAGAGATGACGCGATGA
- a CDS encoding GTPase yields the protein MTATSPDTVGARSSQDPLALLARLVEIGDGLLPAEVLDPARDLIERAGQRRLIAPGIQVVALLGATGSGKSSLFNAVCGADLAPTAVTRPTTTQPLAALPAQPSAETVAGAARLLDWLEVDQRVQLPETPSWGPAAVGVGRSTVLLDLPDIDSDTRHHRVVAERLASLVDVLVWVLDPEKYADAVIHHDFIAPMAEHAAVAVVALNQVDRLGRDERQQAVRDLTRLLAQEGLADIDVVEVSARTGEGVQELRVRIRQVAESDDVTARRLAADARTLAARARDSLRQQASYAQAVTGDGGREALEEVARRGAGTERVAKAVEASMRLEAARRVGWLPLRWLVRLRVDPLRRLHLGDAAARRPQAAGEEAPVARTSAPAMGAAESSALRAAAHAYVVGRSRDLHPEAQDRAVERCGTGVEELADRLDAAVARTDLEQGKLPRWWTLANVLQVLLALVALVGGGWLVVLHVMSHVLLLTVDPPRWGIVPWPTLLLVGGLAVGLVLSWVGTLLARVGASRRGARVRRRLNRAVAQVVGATLVEPLEEELARLEEVSALLERLR from the coding sequence ATGACAGCCACCAGCCCAGATACCGTGGGCGCCCGCAGCTCCCAGGACCCCCTCGCCCTGCTGGCGCGGCTGGTCGAGATCGGCGACGGCCTGCTGCCCGCTGAGGTGCTCGACCCTGCTCGCGACCTCATCGAGCGCGCCGGTCAGCGTCGGCTCATCGCCCCGGGCATCCAGGTGGTCGCCCTGCTGGGGGCGACCGGATCGGGCAAGTCGAGCCTCTTCAACGCGGTCTGTGGGGCAGACCTCGCGCCGACGGCCGTCACCCGGCCGACGACGACTCAGCCCCTGGCCGCCCTGCCCGCCCAGCCCTCGGCCGAGACCGTGGCCGGTGCCGCCCGGCTGCTGGACTGGCTCGAGGTCGATCAGCGCGTTCAGCTGCCCGAGACCCCGTCCTGGGGGCCCGCCGCTGTCGGCGTGGGGCGCAGCACCGTCCTGCTCGACCTGCCCGACATCGACTCCGACACCCGCCACCACCGTGTGGTGGCCGAGCGCCTGGCCTCCCTTGTCGATGTCCTCGTGTGGGTCCTGGACCCCGAGAAGTACGCCGACGCCGTCATCCACCATGACTTCATCGCCCCCATGGCCGAGCATGCCGCCGTCGCCGTCGTCGCCCTCAACCAGGTGGACCGCCTGGGCAGGGACGAGCGGCAGCAGGCCGTGCGTGACCTCACCCGCCTGCTCGCCCAGGAGGGTCTGGCGGACATCGACGTGGTGGAGGTCAGTGCCCGCACCGGGGAGGGGGTGCAGGAGCTGCGCGTGCGCATCCGTCAGGTCGCCGAGTCCGACGACGTCACTGCCCGGCGTCTGGCGGCGGACGCCCGCACCCTGGCGGCTCGGGCGCGCGACAGCCTCAGGCAGCAGGCCTCGTACGCGCAGGCAGTCACTGGCGACGGCGGTCGTGAGGCGCTGGAGGAGGTTGCGCGGCGCGGCGCGGGCACTGAGCGCGTGGCGAAGGCCGTGGAGGCCTCGATGCGCCTGGAAGCGGCCCGCCGTGTCGGCTGGCTGCCGCTGCGCTGGCTGGTGCGCCTGCGTGTGGATCCGCTGCGCCGCCTGCACCTCGGGGACGCTGCGGCACGGCGGCCCCAGGCCGCGGGCGAGGAGGCCCCGGTGGCCCGGACCTCGGCTCCCGCGATGGGTGCGGCCGAGTCCTCGGCCCTGCGTGCTGCCGCTCACGCCTACGTGGTGGGCCGCTCACGCGACCTGCACCCTGAGGCCCAGGACCGGGCCGTTGAGCGCTGCGGCACCGGGGTGGAGGAGCTGGCCGACCGGCTCGACGCCGCCGTCGCACGCACGGACCTGGAGCAGGGCAAGCTCCCGCGCTGGTGGACGCTCGCCAACGTCCTGCAGGTGCTCCTGGCACTGGTGGCACTGGTGGGCGGCGGGTGGCTTGTGGTCCTGCACGTCATGAGCCATGTCCTGCTGCTGACGGTGGACCCGCCGCGCTGGGGCATCGTGCCCTGGCCGACCCTCCTGCTGGTGGGCGGCCTGGCTGTGGGGCTCGTGCTCAGTTGGGTGGGCACGCTCCTGGCACGCGTGGGCGCCTCACGGCGCGGTGCGCGCGTGCGCCGACGTCTGAACCGGGCAGTGGCGCAGGTCGTGGGCGCCACGCTGGTCGAGCCGCTGGAGGAGGAGCTGGCCCGCCTTGAGGAGGTCAGCGCCCTGCTGGAGCGTTTGCGTTGA
- a CDS encoding cation:proton antiporter family protein, with protein sequence MTAAAYLLTVILLGFAAALMRLPPLVGYIAAGFVLGAAGLPTISWVSTVGDLGAALLLFSIGLDLEPRALSRRVVSGTAAITMLILIAVTSLVVGFLALVVGVGVGHMAGWGAALVVGFALASSSTIVIMKILEERDDGSAHYGRIAVGTSILQDTASIALLIFISGQTPSPWALLLVLLWPARYLAGWVLSHISHREMYTLFGIAVALLPGYELFEIVGLPGTLGSLVVGALLASHPSSTDLAESFRPVQELFLVAFFVSIGTAGLPGPGALIMGLALLALVPLRSAVYTGVLWAMRLRHRSAVLTGLAVGSYSELALVVAGVGVTQGMLGSEWLQALSLAVAGSFILASVVNKRPGRLVRLFSHALPDHAPDALHPTEAPVDLTGVEVVVFGMGRVGRSTYRRLVSQLPRHGENAPLPVLAVDSDTDKVQGLSALGINVIEGDATDTDFWLRLGAGEVRTAVLAMPEPGANLRVLDWIERHGFAGEVVAVARFDDEALEMHERGVDTVINVYQGVGTALADAVTVPRGPVNANAPAGR encoded by the coding sequence ATGACCGCCGCCGCCTACCTCCTGACCGTGATCCTGCTCGGCTTCGCTGCCGCGCTCATGCGCCTTCCCCCGCTCGTGGGCTACATCGCCGCAGGCTTCGTCCTCGGGGCGGCCGGTCTGCCGACGATCTCCTGGGTCAGCACCGTCGGAGACCTGGGTGCGGCGCTCCTGCTGTTCTCCATCGGACTGGACCTCGAGCCCCGCGCCCTGTCACGGCGGGTCGTCTCCGGCACCGCGGCCATCACCATGCTCATCCTCATCGCCGTGACCAGCCTCGTCGTCGGCTTCCTCGCCCTCGTCGTCGGGGTCGGCGTGGGCCACATGGCCGGGTGGGGCGCCGCCCTCGTCGTCGGCTTCGCCCTCGCCTCCTCCTCGACCATCGTCATCATGAAGATCCTCGAGGAGCGCGACGACGGCTCCGCCCACTACGGGCGCATCGCCGTCGGAACCTCCATCTTGCAGGACACGGCCTCCATCGCCCTGCTCATCTTCATCTCCGGCCAGACCCCCAGCCCCTGGGCGCTGCTCCTCGTGCTGCTGTGGCCCGCCCGCTACCTCGCCGGCTGGGTGCTCTCACACATCTCCCACCGTGAGATGTACACGCTGTTCGGCATCGCGGTCGCCCTGCTGCCCGGCTACGAGCTCTTCGAGATCGTCGGCCTGCCCGGCACCCTCGGCTCCCTCGTCGTCGGCGCCCTGCTCGCCTCGCACCCGAGCTCTACCGACCTGGCCGAGTCCTTCCGCCCCGTCCAGGAGCTCTTCCTCGTCGCCTTCTTCGTCTCCATCGGCACAGCCGGCCTGCCCGGACCGGGGGCCCTCATCATGGGCCTGGCCCTCCTGGCCCTCGTGCCCCTGCGCTCGGCGGTCTACACGGGCGTGCTGTGGGCCATGCGCCTGCGCCACCGCAGCGCCGTCCTGACCGGCCTGGCCGTCGGCTCCTACTCCGAGCTGGCGCTCGTCGTCGCAGGCGTGGGCGTCACCCAGGGCATGCTCGGCAGCGAGTGGCTCCAAGCCCTGTCCCTGGCCGTCGCCGGCTCCTTCATCCTCGCCAGCGTCGTCAACAAGCGCCCCGGGCGCCTCGTGCGGTTGTTCTCCCACGCCCTGCCCGACCACGCCCCCGACGCCCTGCACCCGACGGAAGCGCCCGTGGACCTCACAGGTGTGGAGGTTGTCGTCTTCGGCATGGGGCGTGTGGGACGCAGCACCTACCGTCGGCTCGTCTCCCAGCTCCCCCGCCACGGCGAGAACGCCCCCCTGCCCGTCCTCGCCGTCGACTCGGACACCGACAAGGTCCAGGGCCTGTCCGCCCTCGGGATCAACGTCATCGAGGGCGATGCCACCGACACCGACTTCTGGCTGCGTCTGGGGGCTGGGGAGGTGCGCACCGCCGTCCTGGCCATGCCGGAACCGGGGGCGAACCTGCGGGTCCTGGACTGGATCGAGCGTCACGGCTTCGCCGGCGAGGTGGTCGCCGTCGCACGTTTCGACGACGAGGCGTTGGAGATGCACGAGCGCGGTGTCGACACCGTCATCAATGTCTACCAGGGCGTCGGAACCGCTCTGGCGGATGCCGTCACGGTCCCGCGCGGGCCCGTCAACGCAAACGCTCCAGCAGGGCGCTGA
- a CDS encoding cation:proton antiporter family protein — MTPALYLLAVVILGFAATLLHLPPLVGFLIAGFVIGSSGLPNLPVVDVMGDVGVAILLFTIGLKLDLRTLTRREVFGTAVATMVLLTGLGAVVIGGLLLLGLQVDTVTPTGVVLLGFALSFSSTVVVIKLLEERDDTGSLYGRIAIGVLVVQDIAAVVYMTFTSGRTPSPWALALVLLWPGAKLLGLVLDRIDHREMRTLFGIAVALLPGYLLFDALGIDGDLGALLMGALMASHPAAKELSSSLFTIKELLLVGFFLSIGMDGVPGTGAFILAGVLLVLVPLRAVVYTVTVRVLRMRRRTSALTGLAMTAYSEFALIVVAVAVEHGVLGGEWTAAVSLALALSFMLSAVVNRRPAALITWITHLIPHRPANTLHPEERPLDLTGVQTVIFGMGRIGRATYARLYADGARGVLGIDNDASKVEQLAAKGYNILEADATDQEFWQRLDAVHATKAVLAMPDPGANLHVIEWLSRSSFTGRILAIARYDDEAKQMCAKGVDVVLNVYDGLGASLAEAVEALDPDSCDRHGPECTQTHESATESAAEPATGSAPTLSPPPAEPPGARPSHQPLGRTT; from the coding sequence GTGACCCCAGCCCTCTACCTTCTCGCCGTCGTCATTCTGGGCTTCGCCGCCACCCTCCTGCACCTGCCGCCCCTCGTCGGCTTCCTCATCGCAGGATTCGTCATCGGCTCCTCGGGGCTGCCCAACCTGCCGGTCGTCGACGTCATGGGCGACGTCGGCGTCGCGATCCTGCTGTTCACGATCGGCCTCAAGCTCGACCTTCGCACCCTTACGCGCCGGGAGGTCTTCGGCACCGCCGTCGCCACCATGGTCCTGCTCACCGGCCTCGGCGCTGTCGTCATCGGCGGATTGCTCCTGCTCGGCCTGCAGGTGGACACCGTCACCCCCACCGGAGTGGTGCTGCTCGGCTTCGCCCTGTCCTTCTCCTCGACCGTCGTCGTCATCAAGCTCCTGGAGGAGCGCGATGACACCGGCTCGCTGTACGGGCGCATCGCCATCGGCGTCCTCGTCGTCCAGGACATCGCCGCCGTCGTGTACATGACCTTCACCTCCGGGCGCACCCCGAGCCCCTGGGCACTGGCGCTTGTCCTGCTGTGGCCCGGGGCGAAGCTTCTGGGCCTGGTCCTCGACCGCATCGACCACCGTGAGATGCGCACCCTGTTCGGCATCGCAGTCGCCCTGCTGCCCGGCTACCTCCTCTTCGATGCCCTTGGCATCGACGGCGACCTCGGCGCCCTGCTCATGGGCGCCCTCATGGCCTCCCACCCGGCCGCCAAGGAGCTCTCCAGCTCCCTGTTCACCATCAAGGAGCTGCTTCTCGTCGGCTTCTTCCTGTCCATCGGCATGGACGGGGTCCCCGGCACCGGTGCTTTCATCCTTGCCGGCGTCCTGCTCGTCCTGGTCCCCCTCAGGGCCGTGGTGTACACGGTGACCGTGCGCGTGCTGCGCATGCGACGGCGCACAAGCGCGCTCACCGGCCTGGCGATGACCGCCTACTCCGAGTTCGCGCTCATCGTCGTCGCCGTCGCCGTCGAGCACGGCGTCCTCGGGGGCGAGTGGACCGCCGCGGTCTCGCTCGCCCTGGCCCTGTCCTTCATGCTCTCGGCCGTCGTCAACCGCCGCCCCGCCGCCCTCATCACCTGGATCACCCATCTCATCCCCCACCGCCCCGCCAACACCCTGCACCCAGAGGAGCGGCCCCTCGACCTCACCGGCGTGCAGACCGTCATCTTCGGCATGGGCCGCATCGGCCGCGCCACCTACGCGCGCCTGTACGCCGACGGCGCGCGCGGGGTTCTCGGCATCGACAACGACGCCAGCAAGGTCGAGCAGCTCGCCGCCAAGGGCTACAACATCCTCGAGGCCGACGCCACCGACCAGGAGTTCTGGCAGCGTCTGGACGCCGTGCACGCCACCAAGGCCGTCCTCGCCATGCCGGACCCGGGCGCCAACCTCCACGTCATCGAGTGGCTGAGCCGTTCGAGCTTCACCGGCCGCATCCTCGCCATCGCCCGCTACGACGACGAGGCCAAGCAGATGTGCGCCAAGGGCGTCGACGTCGTCCTCAACGTCTATGACGGGCTGGGCGCCTCCCTCGCCGAGGCCGTCGAGGCCCTCGATCCCGACTCGTGCGACCGGCATGGGCCCGAGTGCACGCAGACGCACGAGAGCGCCACTGAATCAGCCGCTGAGCCCGCCACCGGGTCAGCGCCCACCCTGAGCCCGCCACCGGCTGAGCCGCCCGGAGCGCGCCCCAGCCACCAGCCTCTCGGAAGGACCACATGA